In Glycine max cultivar Williams 82 chromosome 4, Glycine_max_v4.0, whole genome shotgun sequence, the genomic stretch AGAATGACACACAACCGAAAGTCTTCACCTCCTCCTGTCTTATAGCACTCTTATTATCGTTGCAGCTAGCTACGCTTTTTTACCTTAATTTCGTAATCATCGCATAATATAATCTTCCACACGAAGACACGCAAACATGCACTGATAATTGATCTCCACCAATAATGAAAGTAATTCATGAACATTCAACGCCAACCCACCCCCTCCTACCCCAACCTCACCACGGACATTTACAAGTAGAAAAATATCCCCCACTAGTGCTAACAATTATAATCACACACACccagttaagaaaaaaaaaactttccttGATCTTTATTCATATTGGAAGAaggataataattaaaagagaataataattataactataacTATATATGTATTCAACATTAGGTTGCTAttattagtaaaataatcaaagtaTAATGAATTGGAATGTATTATTACCTTCTGGAGTGGGAGAGACATCATCATAGTCATAGTTGTGGTGGGATTCTGGGCGAGTGAAGAGAGAGCCAAAAGCAAAGATCTTGTGAATAGAAGAAGAGGGTGGTTTTCTGTGTCTGGAATTACTTTGAAGCCTGTGTGAAGATatggatgaagaagaagaacggTTGTGGTGGCGACCTTGTTTTGCAAACAGTATGAGGAGCCTCTCATTCAAGCACAGGGGACACACCCCAACAAGTACCTGTTTGGGGTGGAAATAGCAGAATGATTTTTCTTCTCTGTATCCATTCCTAATATTATTCATGTTATTGTTTAATGGGGAGACAATTGGGTGGGAATGAAGAAGGTGGAGTGAAGAAGACACAATGGTGATGTGAACCAATTTAAAAAGGTGGAAGGAATTGTTGGGAATATATATGGTGGGGAAAGTGAAACTAAATGGAAGATCATGAGCATGGCCCCACAAGCACCAAGATGGATGAATCTCAACAATGGATGTAATGTACTAGTGTTGTGTAGTGTAATGTGTTTTACATAGTGGGCTGTGGATTTATACAGCACAACAGATTCCCACTTAATCACTTTCTTTTTTCCCGTTAAAGAAGAGCTTTATCTCCTTCTAGGTTTTAATCTTAAATCTAGTTCGTTATAATATTCTTCtatatatcttttataaaatattttttacttaattattaatttcttctccaaattatattaaataatttaatttaatcctcaaatttatatacatgcataaattaaatttttttcgtCAAATTGACCGgatattataagataatttttataaattaatttatgtataaactaatttgaatttgtggaaaaacttattttattttatttcttcttatttcttctGTTAGAAGTTATTCtagataaattaattcaaacatactcaaatttattaataatataaatgtattaaaaaaatacataaaaaagtaGGTTTATAATATTTCTTGTCTAATATAACTCAAGAGTTAAACAATTTGACTCTTAATGTTGGATTATTAGGCCCCAATATGTGTCCGTtgattacatattttatttgtttaaataagtaaaagatAACAACTGTAAAGATTTTTTGTTCGATACacccaattaaatttaattagattaggttaaaaaatagacaaaatttGATGTAATACAGGccacttatttatatatatatatatatatatatatatatatatatatgaattttcaaCTATTCCTTTAATTTGCTTTTGATGTGAAGTTAActtaaacaaataaatgtttGCAAAAAAATCGTGTATTTCCCAAAATTTAATATAGCCTTCTTATTGACAAAGTCGTGGGTTTGAATAAAGCATGCATCAATGCAAATTAGAGAGAGACTCTTTCAGTTCAGGTAGGTatgaataataaatgaaaaagtatTAAATGCACTTTCTTTTTTGAGGTAACATATAGTATGAGGGATGCAAGCTTAGCtaaaaattaatagtataataaaatgattaatcATACAGTTATTTGTTTTACACTATTAATACGTACGTGCATATAAATACGTACTTAAAATTGTTtgtagaatttaattaaaatgtatatattgagtaaaaaaattatattatcattcaattacaTTACATGgttaaatcatttatttttataatattaattacttgaaatttatattaatttaaaatgatttttaattaattaataatataaaaatatttatactagcaatatatgaaaattaaataaatgaattatcaACGTAGTCCCTAGAATTgtaataattgattaaattgatCTGTAAAATTACTTATTGTCTAATTGACTGTGACTGAGACATTTAACGTGTCAATTCAACATTTTTAACAATGTTAGAGGACACCATCTACTAACAAGAGGGATTATATAGCTGATGATTTATAATTTCAATGATtgttatgtcttttttttttaaaaaaaaaattagaaccaGCTTGATTTATCATCACAATTTCATAGCTGAATTGATTAATAGTTTATAATTTCAGGGattatttactattttgttTAGATATCAATTCAActaatcattataattttaaagactaatttgattattctctcaaattaaaattttcgaTTACTGGAATATTTTAGACAGCCAGTATGTGTTAGAATAGTGTAGGATcgagtttaattttaatgtatataaacgtattattatttttttactttctactTTTGTATCAATGTATTATTACATAATGAGTTTcactaattagtaattacatAAAGTATCAAATTTACTAAATGACACAGCAAACACATTAGTGGATATAAGTATAATCTTGTTTTTTACTTATAATTAGgatgagtttgtttaaatttaaaataagtgttttttaagAAGGATATAAAAAGCAGTTTagaaaaacacattaaaaattataaaattatttattttattttaaaaattacttgttttaaaaaataagcttaAATATACTAACCTTAATCAGAATGAAAttcatgatataaaattataattactagTACTTTTTAACGTAGCATTATCACATTTCACCTATTATTTCAACTATCTCAAGTAATTGTACTccattaattattgtaattttttttcaagcagAAAACCAGATAGTGTTAATTCTTGTAAATCATTTTGTCCAAAAGGAAACAAGAGGAATCTTCAACTATTTTGGTGGGTGTTAGCtagtgtgtgcatttttttagaaaaagtaGGAGTACATCGAGTAGATAAAAGCAATCTTGTTTATTacagtttctttttttctttttaaaaattatgtgtttgtttcaaattcttaaaataactataagctgaaattttttaaaattttattaaaataaaaaataattttaataacttttcaaaaactcagttattgtttttttaaaaaaatatatattttatgattgtaagccaacaaatttgtttctttttttcttaaaatatctaAGGATAATTATTATAGAGTATTGTTTTAACAtcataattatattgtttttaggTCACTGGTGTAAAAAATttagtagttttgatgatgattgatcttcattataAACTTGGTTTGTCACCTTAGTTGGAGTTTCTTTtttcaactatattttttaatctacaaGATTTAAACCTGAAAACTTGTTTAAAAATACTGAATCCATTATTGCTTAGGTTAATGAATTGTTAGcaatagaattatttttttaatacgtgGCAATCTGTCCCTTAATTAGCTTATTTACTAtctcaaaaaaaaatgtcaataaaatataatttttctttcattgttttttgtaaataaataaaagtctaaaataaaaattactttatccTTGTGATTTTTATAATTCTAAAACCATGTATCTTTtatataagataataaaatatttttatatagactacatgtattttttttttattggaagcaATCATACTCGAATGTGTAAAACCACCACAAACAACAAAGTTTTCTCCTATACATTTTAATGTAGttgtatatttgaattaaaaatcattagttggactaaaataatttcatgtcaattaattcatatattcaatggtataaaaataattttattcaaattaaaaacatttatgatATAATGAAGCTATCTCTTTCAGTTAGGTTTTTTTCGTCCCACACAAAACTAGAATACtataatttgtttgtaattgAGCTAACCCAAAACTAAGATAAGCCGAATAAAACTAATTCATGGGCTGGTGTAAAACAAATGCTACTTTGAATCGGTCCccgttttttcttcaattttttttgcaaacatATTGAACTGAACGTCTTAAATTTGTGAgctgattaaaattaaaagagcaGGAATGTAACAACCAGACAACCAAATCAAGACCAACTTTTGAAAAACAAGCAAATTACAGGAAAACCCCTCTTAACTTTTTATCCAATTATacatgatttcatttttttacactaGGTTTGAAAACATTACtgcaacatatttttatatgattaaaactattatattaatatctttttaaatCTTATACTGATacccagagagagagagagagagagagagagacaagtGAATGTGATGGTTAAAAATCCGTTTCctaaagtgaaaaaagaaaaggaaattacaatgaaaattttaaattaaaataaaatgtaaaaatgtcAATCTTacgtaattttattatttatttttctcttttttaaacaaacacacctaaaaaaaaagaaagtgttgGTGTAATTACACAAAATAAATCTCGGACATATGTTGtaatttgctttaaaaaaatatgaaaaaaagagaaaagacaaGTAAAGGGGATTCATGGATAAGGTCAACATTTGCGACTGTCACTTAAATTTTGGGTATCAGAGCTTTGACAAGGTCAAAATAACTCATGCGGGTTCTTGGGCTGTGGCCCCGTCTCATTAACACTAAAGGCAGAAAGCGTGTAATTTTACCATATATACTTTCCCCGGATAAATTTAGTTTATTACtagtatatttttgttttgggtCCAAAATCCTATTATATTGTTTGACCTTGATATGGAAAAAGTTCTAGTATTACCATGTGCAGAAAAAGTCTTACTGCAATAAAATTTTGCTAAActaagataaattatatattagttaaataattaaaaaaatacttcttaatattattaatatatttgcaCAATAATTCTAATGTATTGGCATCGTAATTTTTAATAGAAttctatattattaatttattaattagtacCCTTAAAATACCGGGACATTGATTAGCATACTCGATCTTGAACTACTACTGATTAGGTCTGTAAACTTTTATTCACTTATCAACCAATGACATAACATAATTAGTGAGccttccaaaagaaaaaaaaaataacaacataacTATAGTGAAGTTAACAAGATATATGACATGGCAAATTGGCAACTAAGCCAACATCTACAGTGACTGAAAAAGAGGaaactatttataaaaatggCAATTCTTAAAGTCTGAAAAGTTACCGCGAACACCCAAATTTGCCTTCAGCAAAGGTGGGAAGTGGAAAGGGCAGAGATGAAAGCATTCGGTTTTGGATTTTCATGACTAATTAAAGAAATGATAGATAAGTTAATACTACTtgaactatttatttaattaattcttaaaataagtGACATCGCTCatagtcacatatatatagccCAGAATAAAAGATTGTTTGCGCAAAAAACTCTTCATCCAATATAACGTGTCTGCGTGCAAACATGTAATATACACTAGTTAAGGAAATACTAGTATGATCGAATATTGTTCTTCGTTATCTCTCTCCTTTTATGAAGCATGTGACAGACAGAAGACACAAGGAGATGACCAGTAGATGCACTTGCTTCCTCtatcatcaaataatttttatctgaTAATATTTTGCAGGTTACTTTTTAATTACActactttttttactaaataaataacACATAAACATTCAAAcgtacttttttaaaataagaaaaaacttCTCAAATTAAAACACTAAGAAATAATGCAACATTGTATATTTGTAAGTGATAAAAGACATTCAGACATAACCCTTTATCTATACTTtaggaaaagaaataaagggGAGGGGAAAGTATActtaaattgaagaaaaaaaagggaaa encodes the following:
- the LOC100808431 gene encoding uncharacterized protein; its protein translation is MNNIRNGYREEKSFCYFHPKQVLVGVCPLCLNERLLILFAKQGRHHNRSSSSSISSHRLQSNSRHRKPPSSSIHKIFAFGSLFTRPESHHNYDYDDVSPTPEESFISIKFEENGVASWEKSTVSKKVSSWNHQNKENKRVIEHGKSRDTFRWRKRIGHMLQLIRWKKSGGVCHVGTKVEGVKVRKGWMRTLTKRKTTTLE